In the genome of Aureimonas sp. OT7, one region contains:
- the dnaJ gene encoding molecular chaperone DnaJ — MSVKVDYYEMLGVERTCDEKVLKSAFRKLAMQYHPDKNPGDTTAEKKFKEIGEAYEILKDPQKRAAYDRFGHSAFQNGGGGGGFRSDFSSSMADIFDDIFGQMHGQRRGRGNSTGRERGSDLRYNMEISLEEAFAGKTAEIRVPTTIQCDVCNGTGAKPGTSPRACPTCGGAGRIRASQGFFSVERTCPTCHGNGQIISDPCSKCGGAGRLPEERNLSVNIPAGIEDGTRIRLAGEGEAGLRGGPSGDLYIFLSVRSHEIFQRDGADLYCKVPISMVSAALGGSFEVTTLDGSNNRVKVPEGTQAGTQFRVRGKGMPVLRSSQVGDLFIQVTIETPQNLSRRQRELLEEFQDISSTENSPQSTGFFSRMKEFLGGLGDS; from the coding sequence GTGTCCGTAAAGGTCGATTACTACGAAATGCTCGGTGTCGAGAGGACATGCGACGAAAAGGTTCTCAAGTCGGCATTTCGCAAGCTCGCCATGCAGTATCATCCGGACAAGAATCCGGGCGATACGACAGCGGAAAAGAAGTTCAAGGAGATCGGCGAGGCCTACGAGATCCTGAAGGATCCGCAGAAGCGCGCGGCCTACGATCGCTTCGGCCATTCCGCCTTCCAGAACGGCGGCGGCGGCGGTGGCTTCCGGTCCGATTTCTCCTCGTCCATGGCGGACATCTTCGACGATATCTTCGGTCAGATGCACGGGCAGCGGCGCGGGCGCGGCAACAGCACGGGGCGCGAGCGCGGCTCGGACCTGCGCTACAACATGGAAATCTCGCTGGAGGAAGCCTTCGCCGGCAAGACGGCAGAGATCCGCGTACCCACCACCATCCAGTGCGATGTCTGCAACGGCACCGGCGCCAAGCCCGGAACATCGCCGCGCGCCTGCCCGACCTGCGGCGGTGCGGGACGCATCCGGGCCTCGCAGGGGTTCTTCTCGGTGGAGCGCACCTGCCCTACATGCCATGGCAACGGCCAGATCATCAGCGATCCATGCTCCAAATGCGGTGGCGCCGGCCGCCTTCCCGAAGAGCGGAACCTGTCGGTCAATATTCCCGCAGGGATCGAGGATGGAACCCGCATCCGCCTGGCGGGCGAGGGAGAGGCCGGCCTGCGCGGCGGTCCATCGGGTGACCTCTATATCTTCCTGTCCGTCCGCAGCCACGAGATTTTCCAGCGCGACGGCGCCGACCTCTATTGCAAGGTGCCGATCTCCATGGTGTCCGCGGCGCTCGGCGGCTCCTTCGAGGTGACGACGCTCGACGGCAGCAACAACCGCGTCAAGGTGCCCGAGGGAACCCAGGCTGGCACGCAGTTCCGCGTGCGGGGCAAAGGGATGCCCGTTCTTCGATCGTCCCAGGTGGGCGACCTGTTCATCCAGGTGACGATTGAGACGCCGCAGAACCTGTCGCGCCGCCAGAGGGAGTTGCTGGAGGAGTTTCAGGACATCTCATCAACCGAGAACTCGCCCCAGTCCACCGGCTTCTTCTCCCGCATGAAGGAATTCCTGGGCGGCCTCGGCGACAGTTGA
- a CDS encoding methyltransferase domain-containing protein, producing MQSKHGISPSVRRRGVDEAKFLAGWFRKPLVTGSIFPSSRALCAAMARPVPACALEPGQVVLELGPGTGVVTRALLERGVPEANLVLVEYSRDFCTLLRARHGAAAVVEGDAYRPGAALEHALAGRSVAAIVSSLPLMARPEDEREQALHGHLELMAPGAPFIQFTYALVPPVRPARIDATAECAAFVKRNLPPARVFVYRREIAPDSRTPA from the coding sequence ATGCAATCCAAACACGGGATTTCTCCCTCCGTGCGCCGACGCGGCGTCGACGAGGCAAAATTCCTGGCGGGGTGGTTCCGCAAGCCGCTGGTTACCGGGTCCATTTTCCCGTCGTCGCGGGCCTTATGCGCCGCAATGGCCCGCCCGGTGCCGGCCTGTGCGCTGGAGCCGGGACAGGTCGTGCTTGAACTGGGGCCGGGAACCGGCGTCGTCACGCGGGCCCTCCTGGAGCGCGGCGTGCCCGAAGCCAACCTTGTGCTTGTCGAATATTCCCGTGATTTCTGCACGCTCCTGCGCGCCCGCCATGGCGCCGCCGCGGTGGTGGAGGGCGACGCATACCGCCCCGGCGCCGCGCTGGAGCACGCCCTTGCCGGGCGCAGCGTGGCGGCCATCGTATCCAGTCTTCCGCTGATGGCCCGTCCCGAAGACGAGCGCGAACAGGCACTGCATGGACACCTTGAGCTGATGGCGCCCGGCGCTCCCTTTATCCAGTTCACCTATGCCCTCGTGCCGCCCGTACGCCCCGCGCGAATCGATGCCACGGCCGAATGCGCCGCATTCGTGAAGCGAAACCTGCCGCCGGCCCGCGTCTTCGTCTATCGCCGCGAGATTGCCCCCGACAGCAGGACCCCGGCCTGA